One genomic segment of Brevibacillus laterosporus LMG 15441 includes these proteins:
- a CDS encoding YugN family protein, with protein sequence MLLKETGIGGQQGTLADLDIAMDSLGFTRFAWDYTHATYDYKLKDRDTTYYLRIQAHCVEGKMEDPDTVLKLDEPFIGKHLFPHGIDYDCPMPDGVLNNAKQILQGLKDKLA encoded by the coding sequence ATGCTTCTCAAAGAAACGGGAATCGGCGGCCAACAAGGAACTCTAGCCGACTTGGACATTGCTATGGATAGCTTAGGTTTCACGCGTTTTGCTTGGGATTATACCCATGCAACCTACGATTACAAGCTAAAGGATAGAGACACCACCTACTATCTTCGCATTCAAGCACATTGTGTAGAAGGCAAAATGGAAGATCCAGACACTGTATTAAAATTGGACGAGCCATTCATTGGCAAGCATCTGTTCCCACATGGAATTGATTATGACTGTCCTATGCCAGATGGCGTACTCAACAATGCAAAACAGATTTTACAAGGATTAAAAGACAAATTAGCATAA
- a CDS encoding YlaN family protein, which produces MANKALALLRADADKIYKLIDVQMENLNMPQCPLYEEVLDTQMFGLSREIEFAVRLGVVEEDEGRSILENLEHKLADLHELFNEKK; this is translated from the coding sequence ATGGCCAATAAAGCTTTAGCGTTATTAAGAGCAGATGCGGATAAAATATATAAATTAATTGATGTTCAGATGGAGAACTTGAACATGCCACAGTGTCCTTTATACGAAGAGGTGCTTGATACACAGATGTTCGGTTTGTCGCGTGAAATCGAGTTCGCTGTTCGCCTAGGTGTAGTAGAGGAAGATGAAGGCAGGTCTATTCTGGAAAATCTTGAACACAAATTAGCCGATTTACACGAGCTCTTTAACGAAAAAAAATAA
- a CDS encoding helix-turn-helix domain-containing protein: MASYIRGKCLLQPVLNLIGMKQAELARRTGYSARMISHYATNTKLMSPEAMYSITSIIQMYMPNFRMEHLYEWEWEQ; this comes from the coding sequence ATGGCATCTTACATACGTGGAAAATGCCTATTACAACCCGTTCTGAATCTTATTGGTATGAAACAAGCAGAGTTAGCGAGACGAACAGGTTATTCAGCTAGAATGATCTCGCATTATGCGACTAATACCAAACTGATGTCTCCAGAAGCTATGTATTCCATTACTTCCATCATTCAGATGTACATGCCAAACTTCCGAATGGAACACCTCTACGAATGGGAATGGGAACAATAG
- a CDS encoding Asp23/Gls24 family envelope stress response protein — translation MDSVKDQIRVADQVVAVIAGVAAQEIEEVAVGGSITFYDEWTKRLGAKNNAKGIMVEIGDMGASITLWVSVRYGTIISKTCQHLQEKVKETVEFLTGLTVYEVNVRVEGLTIE, via the coding sequence ATGGATTCCGTGAAAGACCAAATCAGAGTGGCAGATCAAGTAGTTGCAGTTATTGCAGGAGTAGCGGCTCAAGAGATTGAAGAGGTAGCTGTAGGCGGTTCTATTACATTTTATGATGAATGGACGAAGCGATTAGGTGCGAAGAATAACGCAAAAGGAATCATGGTCGAAATAGGAGACATGGGTGCTTCTATTACATTATGGGTTTCTGTTCGATACGGAACTATCATTAGCAAGACCTGCCAGCATCTACAAGAGAAAGTAAAAGAAACAGTGGAGTTTTTAACAGGATTGACGGTTTATGAAGTAAACGTACGCGTCGAGGGCCTCACGATTGAATAA
- a CDS encoding sporulation histidine kinase inhibitor Sda encodes MRYLSDTMLIEVYQRAVALHLDADFIFLVEAEMARRKLSFQSA; translated from the coding sequence GTGAGATACTTAAGTGATACGATGTTGATAGAAGTATATCAACGTGCAGTCGCCCTTCATCTCGATGCCGATTTTATTTTCTTGGTAGAAGCTGAAATGGCGCGTAGGAAACTCTCTTTTCAAAGTGCTTAA
- the cax gene encoding calcium/proton exchanger, whose protein sequence is MKSMRLFYLLVGGSFALAAGFHYFTENEVLRFITASLAIIFLASWLGKATENVAHYAGDRIGGFLNATFGNAAELIIAFFLVREGLFEMVKASITGSVIGNLLLVLGLSVLLGGLKFKEQIFNSQLAGHNASMMTLALVSLFIPAVFMSELSLNKINTLSIVIAILLIIAYVLWLIFSMVTHKSFLTDVEQYESEAIWSKPVSIVMLVLSTFFVAVVSEWLVHSVEAVSHTFGWSELFVGAFVIAIIGNAAEHSAAVLLALKGRIGAAVEIAVGSSLQVALFVAPTLVLISLLFGSPMNIVFTVPELTAIAVSTIITISICRDGKTNWFEGVLLLIVYVILGTAFFFD, encoded by the coding sequence ATGAAAAGCATGCGGCTATTTTATTTGCTGGTAGGGGGAAGCTTCGCGCTGGCGGCTGGGTTTCACTATTTCACAGAAAATGAAGTATTACGGTTTATCACAGCTTCCTTAGCCATTATCTTTCTCGCATCTTGGTTAGGAAAAGCTACGGAGAATGTCGCTCATTATGCAGGGGATCGCATTGGTGGATTCTTAAACGCAACCTTTGGCAATGCCGCGGAATTAATTATTGCGTTCTTTTTAGTTAGAGAAGGTTTGTTTGAGATGGTAAAAGCGTCTATCACAGGCTCTGTTATCGGAAATCTTTTATTGGTTTTAGGCTTAAGCGTATTGCTTGGTGGTTTAAAATTTAAAGAACAAATCTTTAATAGCCAACTAGCCGGGCACAATGCTTCCATGATGACGTTAGCTTTGGTTTCGTTATTTATCCCTGCTGTCTTTATGTCTGAGCTATCCCTTAATAAGATTAACACTCTGTCGATTGTGATTGCGATCTTATTAATTATTGCGTATGTACTGTGGCTGATCTTCTCGATGGTCACACATAAATCATTTCTCACTGATGTGGAACAATACGAGAGCGAGGCTATTTGGTCAAAGCCAGTGTCCATCGTCATGCTGGTACTATCAACATTCTTTGTCGCTGTGGTATCCGAGTGGTTAGTACATAGTGTGGAAGCAGTCTCACATACCTTTGGCTGGTCAGAGCTGTTTGTGGGTGCTTTTGTCATTGCTATTATTGGAAATGCCGCGGAGCACAGTGCCGCAGTCCTACTAGCTTTGAAAGGGCGTATCGGCGCAGCTGTGGAAATTGCTGTGGGTTCTAGTTTACAAGTAGCTTTGTTCGTAGCTCCTACACTGGTCTTAATCAGTCTCTTATTCGGGTCTCCTATGAACATCGTTTTTACTGTACCAGAGCTCACAGCAATTGCCGTATCAACCATTATCACGATTTCGATCTGTCGAGACGGTAAAACCAATTGGTTCGAAGGAGTATTGCTGTTAATTGTGTATGTAATTCTTGGTACAGCCTTCTTCTTCGATTAG
- a CDS encoding thermonuclease family protein, whose translation MRTMFAKTKHLLAILSLGVALAVSGCATDKDSQENNEPTPNGKMKVKIERVVDGDTFKTTRGDKVRLIGVDTPETVKPNTPVQPYGKEASNYSKSMLEGKEVTLQFDVQPFDKYQRLLAYVYLEDGTFYNEHLVHEGYARIMTVPPNVAQAEVFLKAEQDARENNRGLWALDVYQKADQDKQMNTSSKKQKNQSDKKESSSQKESSSQKDNSKQQIKGNINSKGEKIYHVPGGRYYEQTKPEEWFDTEEAAIKAGFRKSKE comes from the coding sequence ATGAGAACAATGTTTGCCAAAACGAAGCATTTATTAGCCATTCTTTCCCTTGGTGTTGCCTTGGCGGTTAGTGGATGCGCCACTGACAAAGACAGCCAAGAAAACAACGAGCCTACTCCCAATGGAAAAATGAAAGTTAAAATAGAGAGAGTGGTCGATGGGGATACCTTTAAAACAACAAGAGGCGATAAGGTAAGGCTAATCGGAGTGGATACACCAGAGACGGTAAAGCCCAATACTCCTGTACAGCCATATGGAAAAGAAGCGAGTAACTATTCGAAAAGTATGTTAGAAGGCAAGGAGGTCACTCTTCAATTCGATGTTCAGCCTTTCGATAAATATCAAAGATTATTAGCTTATGTTTATTTAGAAGATGGCACATTCTATAATGAGCATCTTGTACATGAAGGATACGCTCGCATCATGACAGTTCCACCTAATGTAGCCCAAGCAGAAGTGTTCTTAAAGGCAGAACAGGATGCTAGAGAAAATAATCGAGGGCTCTGGGCATTAGATGTTTATCAGAAAGCGGACCAGGATAAGCAAATGAATACATCCTCGAAGAAGCAAAAGAATCAATCTGATAAAAAGGAAAGTAGTTCACAAAAGGAAAGTAGCTCGCAAAAAGACAACAGCAAGCAACAAATCAAAGGAAATATTAATTCAAAGGGTGAAAAAATTTATCATGTGCCTGGTGGACGTTATTATGAGCAAACAAAACCAGAAGAGTGGTTTGATACCGAAGAAGCTGCAATAAAAGCAGGATTTAGAAAATCAAAGGAATAA
- the ftsW gene encoding putative lipid II flippase FtsW gives MKTRGVPDFLLLFLTVLLVGFGITMVMSSSYIYAQTGILTSKGCDQCLGDGLYFAKRQIIFAILGLFLMFFVMNIPFSFYKKNFLLIAVGSFFLLLLVYIPGFGSKANGAQSWIKLGFMNLQTSEVAKLGLILYLSALIAKKGDAFRSFKTGLIPPLTVTGIFFLMIMAQPDLGTAAIILGTAGVILIAGGANIKHIFLLTVPPSTLFITTYIMVKQHAWARLTSFTNPWNDPLDKGFHMVQSLYAIARGGIFGTGFGKSLQKYLYLPEAYTDFIFSVIAEEMGLIGTSIFLLLYLLLIIRGLQISLRSTDTFATLAGTGIVTMISIQAMINIGGVTGAIPLTGVPLPFISYGGSSLLICMTSMGILLSVSRDVNRQKNAQSSSMQG, from the coding sequence ATGAAAACTCGGGGCGTACCAGATTTTCTCCTACTTTTTTTAACAGTGCTACTTGTAGGCTTTGGCATTACGATGGTAATGAGCTCCAGCTACATCTATGCTCAAACCGGAATATTGACATCCAAAGGTTGTGATCAATGTCTAGGTGACGGTTTGTACTTCGCAAAAAGACAAATCATCTTTGCCATCTTGGGTTTGTTTCTTATGTTCTTTGTTATGAACATCCCCTTCTCCTTTTATAAGAAAAACTTCCTGTTGATTGCCGTCGGTAGCTTTTTTTTACTTCTACTTGTTTATATTCCTGGATTTGGGAGCAAAGCTAACGGTGCGCAATCATGGATTAAATTAGGCTTTATGAATTTACAAACCTCAGAGGTTGCCAAGCTGGGATTAATTCTGTATTTGTCAGCCCTCATCGCCAAAAAGGGAGATGCCTTCCGAAGCTTCAAAACAGGTTTAATACCACCTTTGACAGTTACGGGTATTTTCTTTTTGATGATTATGGCCCAGCCGGATTTAGGAACTGCAGCCATTATTTTAGGAACGGCTGGGGTTATCTTAATAGCAGGTGGAGCTAATATTAAGCATATCTTTTTGCTTACGGTCCCTCCATCTACTCTGTTTATTACTACTTATATCATGGTAAAACAACATGCTTGGGCACGATTAACCTCTTTTACTAATCCTTGGAATGATCCATTAGATAAAGGTTTTCATATGGTTCAATCCCTCTATGCTATTGCACGAGGTGGAATCTTCGGTACAGGGTTCGGGAAAAGCTTGCAAAAGTATCTGTATCTACCTGAGGCATATACCGATTTTATCTTTTCCGTTATTGCTGAAGAGATGGGGCTAATCGGTACCTCTATCTTCCTGCTCTTATATCTGCTGTTAATCATTCGAGGACTGCAGATCAGCTTACGATCAACTGATACCTTTGCTACGCTGGCTGGAACAGGAATTGTTACCATGATTAGCATTCAGGCAATGATTAATATCGGTGGTGTAACAGGTGCTATACCTTTGACAGGTGTACCCTTGCCATTTATCAGTTATGGTGGATCATCCCTGTTGATTTGTATGACGAGCATGGGAATCCTACTAAGTGTATCTCGTGATGTTAATAGACAAAAAAATGCCCAGAGCTCCTCGATGCAAGGATAG
- a CDS encoding helix-turn-helix domain-containing protein, producing MERNKTLVYTTLGDLIKEKREEFGLTISELARLTSINKGVISKLESGETKRPELKTIRSITEVLKLPYTDIVQEYAKIEKRVEVLFDLMIESIEISQFQLIPHVAQKILESPSEETYKALERLYNLTSTIKNNDEVKRLLYCVIIKYARQHGVPMYIARGLFQQYIIEREDLKRLEKTFQTGEEILHYVDFLSDEEQIIFYYRMALHAHNIKKYEKCIELGQTGMKMDLTINTLKESVALAMCNSYAILEDYESFNAHLDVCEKKGYRFIIECIKYYRAIILYKTGQHHEAIPLLTECVEEVEGNRRLHRLNMLLEALFEIKNSQLIGELIKSQEKHFPLHVVTPYQHAQLGKYYRFKGTYLIENGQFDVGIESYLKSISFYARIGSYQDIIECSKDIFYYHAFFQKKTEIEIAERLNELYSTVTLKERRGVL from the coding sequence ATGGAAAGAAATAAAACTTTAGTTTATACAACTTTGGGTGACCTAATTAAAGAGAAACGTGAAGAATTTGGTTTAACCATTTCAGAACTTGCTAGATTAACAAGTATTAATAAGGGTGTAATCTCTAAATTAGAAAGTGGGGAAACCAAACGACCCGAATTAAAAACAATCAGGTCTATAACTGAAGTTTTGAAACTACCCTATACAGACATTGTTCAGGAGTATGCTAAGATTGAAAAACGTGTTGAAGTTTTATTTGATCTTATGATTGAATCAATCGAAATCTCGCAATTTCAATTGATTCCTCATGTAGCTCAAAAAATTCTTGAGTCTCCTTCTGAAGAAACATATAAAGCATTGGAACGTCTTTATAATCTTACTTCCACAATCAAGAATAATGATGAAGTAAAACGGTTACTTTACTGTGTTATTATAAAATATGCTAGACAGCATGGCGTACCAATGTATATAGCTAGAGGGCTATTTCAACAATACATAATTGAGAGAGAAGATTTAAAAAGACTTGAAAAAACATTTCAAACCGGAGAAGAAATTTTACACTATGTTGACTTTTTATCCGATGAGGAACAAATTATTTTTTATTATCGAATGGCTCTTCATGCACATAATATAAAAAAATACGAAAAATGTATTGAATTGGGTCAAACAGGGATGAAAATGGACCTAACAATCAATACTCTTAAAGAGAGTGTTGCATTAGCAATGTGTAACTCTTACGCAATCCTCGAAGACTACGAAAGTTTTAATGCACATCTAGATGTGTGCGAAAAAAAGGGTTATCGTTTTATAATTGAATGTATAAAATATTACAGAGCGATCATTCTTTATAAAACAGGACAACATCATGAAGCTATTCCATTGCTTACAGAATGTGTAGAAGAGGTTGAAGGTAACAGACGATTGCACCGCCTTAATATGCTTTTAGAAGCATTATTTGAGATAAAAAATTCCCAATTAATTGGGGAACTGATAAAGTCTCAAGAAAAGCACTTCCCACTACATGTAGTTACACCTTATCAACATGCTCAATTAGGTAAGTATTATAGGTTTAAAGGTACTTATCTTATTGAAAATGGGCAGTTTGACGTCGGTATTGAATCATATTTAAAAAGCATATCCTTTTATGCTAGGATTGGATCATATCAAGACATAATTGAATGTTCTAAGGATATTTTTTATTATCATGCTTTTTTTCAGAAAAAAACGGAAATTGAAATTGCGGAAAGATTAAATGAATTGTATAGTACTGTTACATTAAAAGAAAGGAGAGGGGTTTTATGA
- a CDS encoding C39 family peptidase translates to MGIVAIKKKLAVKLLLTTSLASLLITPPVFAEGTGDNQTPTDDIKTQEQIDALEEKEGDLEEFFRNKYKEISREDIHELSTSEIQRIFREDEKVRDIIGIKGFEQETSYWCGPATVKQVLHYINGSSKSQKSYAKELGTTTDGTDFSLIDDVLNDNQSKNKYVYTTHDSDQKYKFLDKIEYGIEHDYPVVLDLSIKPEYMPLYKKAVKGHILNASGYDWRDWELRLTDPFDQGGRGVTLGNTWHPADGVWKANQNHFRSAVIW, encoded by the coding sequence ATGGGAATTGTGGCTATTAAAAAGAAATTAGCAGTTAAACTATTATTGACAACCTCACTTGCGAGTCTACTAATTACTCCACCAGTATTTGCAGAAGGAACTGGAGATAACCAAACGCCTACCGATGATATTAAAACACAAGAACAAATCGATGCTCTTGAAGAAAAGGAAGGAGATTTGGAAGAATTTTTTCGAAATAAGTATAAAGAAATCAGTCGTGAGGACATTCACGAACTATCAACATCAGAAATCCAACGAATTTTTAGAGAGGATGAAAAAGTAAGGGATATTATTGGCATTAAAGGATTTGAACAAGAAACTAGTTACTGGTGCGGTCCTGCTACAGTTAAACAAGTTCTTCATTATATCAATGGAAGTTCAAAAAGTCAGAAGTCTTATGCAAAGGAGCTTGGGACTACAACTGACGGTACGGACTTTTCGTTAATTGATGATGTTCTTAACGACAATCAGAGTAAAAATAAGTATGTTTACACAACTCATGATTCTGATCAAAAATATAAGTTTTTAGATAAGATTGAATACGGAATAGAACATGATTATCCAGTAGTATTGGATCTTTCTATTAAACCTGAGTATATGCCCCTCTATAAAAAGGCTGTAAAAGGTCATATATTAAATGCCTCTGGATATGATTGGAGAGATTGGGAGCTAAGATTGACTGACCCTTTTGACCAAGGTGGGAGGGGTGTAACATTAGGTAATACATGGCATCCTGCTGATGGGGTTTGGAAAGCAAATCAAAATCATTTTAGAAGTGCAGTCATTTGGTAA
- a CDS encoding heavy metal translocating P-type ATPase: MRKNLNHKHNGQEKNSNYSHVEHQDNEIVTKTCCGEQGQHSHADHHQHEHCQDAGHSHQEHHHKNHSHDHEHQKHTHHGHNHAEHSHATGCCSAQHEMSTNELTNKPAAQVYHIEGMDCGSCALTLQKHVQKSLNMSEVEVNFSTAKMRLGKKANVKQVLQAITEAGYKGTYQDGNDRLASVEPEAWWRNEAVWRTGTAGFFILAGLILHAFQLELLGNSAYAIAMVIAGLKPLKAAWYALKSKSADMNLLMSLAAIGAAFIGEWLEGATVVFLFGLGNALQTLSINKTRQSIRSLLRLAPKEAIVYRGAEWVSIPVKDVLVGERLLIKAGEGIPLDGFIVKGISTFNQAPITGESMPVDKGVGDTLFAGSINETDVVEMEVTKIGSDSTLARIIHLVEEAQEKKAPTEQFVEKFARIYTPIVIVVALAVIILPPLFTGEWQHWFYRGLELLVIACPCALVISTPVAVVSAIGSAARHGVLIKGGAALEMIGHLKQVAFDKTGTITTGKLQVEKILTLQERTETEILEKAAMIEQSSHHPIATAILLQARENGILPQNSDHHQTIVGKGASATLSGITYLAGNEKLFIEYNVELGLLQEQIKEEQQAGKTIVLVGTTKEIWGALIISDTIRPTSQQVMQQLQGIGVKTLLLTGDNAGAAQHMAQKVGIGHVQAGLLPEDKLEAIKVAKKREGGTIAMVGDGINDAPALATADVGIAMGGAGTDTAMETAGIVLMADDLEKLPYVIRLSQQALAIIKQNIYFSLLIKAIALLLIIPNWLTLWMAVISDTGAAMIVILNSMRLLRK; this comes from the coding sequence ATGAGGAAAAATCTGAATCATAAGCATAATGGACAAGAAAAAAACTCCAATTATTCTCACGTAGAACATCAAGATAACGAAATTGTAACGAAAACTTGCTGTGGTGAACAGGGGCAGCATTCCCATGCAGATCACCATCAGCACGAGCATTGTCAAGATGCAGGTCACTCGCATCAAGAACATCATCACAAAAATCATAGTCACGATCACGAACATCAGAAACACACTCATCACGGCCATAATCATGCTGAACATTCACACGCTACAGGATGCTGTTCAGCCCAACATGAAATGTCGACGAATGAATTAACCAATAAACCCGCTGCACAGGTATATCATATTGAGGGCATGGATTGCGGCTCCTGCGCATTGACGTTACAGAAGCATGTGCAGAAAAGCCTGAACATGTCTGAAGTAGAAGTAAACTTTAGCACAGCTAAAATGCGCTTAGGTAAAAAAGCTAATGTTAAACAAGTTCTCCAAGCTATTACGGAAGCGGGTTACAAAGGTACATATCAAGACGGAAATGATCGCTTGGCTAGTGTTGAACCGGAAGCTTGGTGGCGAAATGAGGCGGTTTGGCGTACGGGAACAGCAGGTTTTTTTATTCTGGCAGGGCTTATACTGCATGCGTTCCAGTTAGAACTGCTGGGGAATAGTGCTTATGCTATAGCTATGGTGATTGCTGGATTAAAGCCATTAAAAGCCGCCTGGTATGCTCTAAAAAGCAAATCGGCCGATATGAATCTGCTGATGAGCTTAGCGGCAATAGGTGCAGCTTTTATTGGGGAATGGTTAGAAGGGGCAACGGTTGTTTTCTTATTTGGACTTGGGAACGCTTTGCAAACCCTATCTATCAATAAAACGCGTCAATCTATCCGCTCCTTGCTACGTTTAGCACCAAAGGAAGCGATTGTTTATAGAGGAGCCGAATGGGTTAGTATCCCAGTAAAAGATGTACTAGTTGGAGAGCGCTTGTTAATCAAAGCAGGTGAAGGAATTCCTCTTGATGGGTTTATTGTTAAAGGGATTTCAACGTTTAATCAGGCGCCGATCACTGGGGAATCCATGCCAGTTGACAAAGGCGTAGGTGACACTCTTTTTGCTGGTAGTATAAACGAAACTGATGTAGTTGAGATGGAAGTCACGAAGATCGGCTCCGATTCGACGTTAGCTCGCATCATTCATTTAGTGGAGGAAGCACAGGAGAAGAAGGCACCGACGGAGCAGTTCGTAGAGAAATTTGCTAGAATTTATACGCCCATTGTCATTGTAGTGGCCCTAGCTGTTATTATTTTGCCTCCTTTATTTACAGGAGAGTGGCAACATTGGTTTTACCGTGGCTTGGAGCTATTGGTAATCGCTTGCCCTTGCGCCTTAGTGATTTCGACTCCAGTTGCAGTAGTGTCAGCTATTGGCAGTGCGGCACGTCATGGTGTGCTTATTAAGGGTGGAGCCGCCTTGGAGATGATTGGTCATTTAAAACAAGTGGCGTTTGATAAGACGGGTACGATCACAACTGGAAAACTACAGGTTGAAAAAATTCTTACTCTTCAGGAACGTACAGAGACAGAAATTCTTGAAAAGGCAGCCATGATCGAGCAATCCTCACATCATCCCATTGCTACAGCTATCCTGTTGCAGGCAAGGGAAAATGGGATTCTCCCGCAGAATTCTGATCATCATCAAACCATTGTTGGTAAGGGTGCTAGTGCTACCCTGTCAGGAATCACGTATTTGGCTGGGAATGAAAAGCTGTTTATCGAATATAATGTTGAGCTTGGCCTTTTACAAGAACAGATTAAAGAAGAGCAACAAGCTGGCAAAACGATTGTATTAGTGGGAACAACAAAAGAAATTTGGGGTGCCCTCATCATATCTGATACCATTCGCCCAACTAGCCAACAGGTGATGCAGCAATTGCAAGGCATTGGCGTAAAAACCTTGTTGCTGACGGGAGATAATGCCGGAGCGGCACAGCATATGGCTCAAAAAGTGGGGATCGGACACGTACAAGCAGGATTGTTGCCAGAGGATAAGCTGGAGGCAATAAAGGTAGCGAAAAAGCGAGAAGGTGGCACGATCGCAATGGTGGGTGACGGTATTAATGATGCCCCAGCTTTAGCTACTGCTGATGTAGGTATTGCGATGGGAGGAGCAGGGACAGATACTGCGATGGAAACAGCAGGAATTGTATTGATGGCTGATGACCTAGAAAAATTACCATATGTAATTAGACTTAGCCAACAAGCGTTAGCGATTATCAAGCAAAACATCTATTTCTCTCTGTTGATCAAAGCCATTGCACTACTTTTGATCATCCCAAATTGGCTCACACTGTGGATGGCCGTCATTAGCGATACAGGAGCAGCCATGATTGTTATTCTTAATAGCATGAGGCTATTGAGAAAGTAA
- a CDS encoding protease complex subunit PrcB family protein has protein sequence MKHVLAGLLLMGGILISYINTTPTATAQDISLPHNIQQSNQKGVVSMNDFSTAPTSYPTSVDLALADIQEQGGYRLIHENDLTYVAIALGERPTSGYSIKVDKVQQETDGTYVIHVVEERPQKSMLLQVITYPTTVITLPQDAQHVTINYL, from the coding sequence ATGAAACATGTATTAGCAGGCCTATTGCTAATGGGAGGAATCCTGATCTCCTACATCAACACGACCCCAACTGCAACAGCTCAGGATATCTCTTTGCCTCACAATATTCAACAGTCTAACCAAAAAGGAGTTGTATCTATGAATGATTTTAGCACTGCTCCTACTTCCTACCCCACTTCTGTAGATCTGGCGCTTGCCGATATACAAGAACAGGGTGGCTATCGACTGATTCATGAAAATGATCTCACCTATGTAGCCATTGCGCTTGGTGAGCGCCCTACCAGTGGCTATTCTATCAAGGTTGACAAGGTCCAGCAAGAGACTGACGGAACTTATGTCATCCATGTCGTAGAAGAGCGACCTCAAAAATCAATGCTGCTTCAAGTAATTACCTACCCAACTACGGTGATTACCTTACCTCAAGATGCACAACACGTAACCATAAACTACCTATAA
- the sleB gene encoding spore cortex-lytic enzyme, with translation MQKVMYWCFGVILCTAFLVSSIPSITQAFTMGPTYKEGSTGTNVRELQERLKHIGFYTGDIDSIFGPRTRNALRLFQYEFGMTITGELDDKTKVRLYNATKNYVMGTFKPKEKGNQVITASNGFSTNDLQIMAQAVYGEARGEPYTGQVAVAAVILNRTKSPSFPNSPAAVVFEPRAFTAVADGQIYLSPDETARKAVQDALKGWDPSEGATYYFNPDTATSAWIWSRPQIKRIGKHIFCR, from the coding sequence GTGCAAAAAGTTATGTATTGGTGTTTCGGAGTAATCTTGTGTACTGCATTTCTGGTTAGTAGTATTCCAAGTATCACACAAGCATTTACCATGGGTCCTACCTATAAGGAAGGAAGCACAGGTACCAATGTAAGAGAACTACAAGAGAGGCTTAAACATATTGGTTTTTACACAGGAGATATCGATTCTATTTTCGGTCCTCGCACAAGAAATGCTCTGCGTCTTTTTCAATATGAATTTGGCATGACTATTACCGGGGAGCTAGACGATAAAACAAAAGTCCGACTGTACAATGCAACAAAAAATTATGTGATGGGGACTTTTAAACCAAAAGAAAAAGGAAATCAAGTAATCACGGCTTCTAATGGCTTTTCGACTAATGACCTGCAAATTATGGCCCAAGCTGTATATGGAGAAGCACGCGGTGAACCGTATACCGGACAGGTTGCAGTCGCGGCCGTTATTTTAAATCGTACCAAAAGCCCATCCTTCCCTAATTCACCGGCTGCTGTTGTGTTTGAACCACGTGCATTTACAGCTGTAGCTGACGGTCAAATTTATCTATCACCAGATGAAACAGCGCGAAAGGCAGTTCAAGATGCTCTAAAGGGGTGGGACCCTAGTGAAGGAGCTACCTATTATTTTAATCCAGATACAGCAACCTCTGCTTGGATCTGGAGTCGCCCGCAAATTAAAAGGATAGGTAAACACATCTTTTGTAGATAA
- a CDS encoding CBS domain-containing protein: MAKRTLREIMTENLATVTLLDNVYEVAVKMRDWNVGVIPVVNEQKDVIGVITDRDIVIRGLAEKHQGSSKVEEVMSRDIVLGTPEMTVDAAAKLMAKHQIRRLPVVDNGKLVGIVAIGDMAIRNILQDEAGEALAEISETASRH; this comes from the coding sequence ATGGCAAAAAGAACATTACGTGAAATCATGACCGAGAATCTTGCTACCGTTACATTATTAGATAATGTATATGAAGTAGCGGTGAAAATGAGAGATTGGAACGTTGGCGTTATCCCAGTTGTGAATGAGCAAAAAGATGTTATCGGAGTAATTACAGACCGTGATATCGTCATTCGTGGTCTTGCTGAAAAGCATCAAGGCTCTAGTAAGGTCGAAGAGGTTATGAGTAGAGACATCGTGCTTGGTACCCCAGAAATGACCGTGGATGCAGCAGCTAAGCTGATGGCCAAGCATCAAATTCGTCGTCTGCCAGTAGTTGATAACGGAAAATTAGTTGGCATTGTGGCGATTGGAGACATGGCAATCCGCAACATTTTACAAGATGAGGCTGGAGAAGCGTTAGCAGAGATTTCGGAAACAGCTTCACGCCATTAA